ctacacagagaaaccctgtctcaacaaaaaaacaaaacaaaacaaaacaaacaaaaaaaaaacaaaaaaaaaaaaaagaagaagaggtgaTGGATTCAGATGAGGCATCTTGGGACTACACATTTCTAAAGTGAGCTGGTCAAGGGCTCCATCTCCTGGTTAGcccagcatgggggggggggtgtgcctttaatcccagcactctgtgagttccaggccagccagccacctgtctcaaaaataaaaacagagagagatggacaAAGCTTAACTCCTGCTAGCCCAAGAGTAAAGAGAGGATGTGACTCCAAAGGGATACTGCAAAccagcctataatcccagctactggggaggcaggaggatcaaaagtcccaggctggtggcacatgtctttatcccagcacttaggaggcagaggcaggcaggtctctgtggactcaaggctagcctaatctacatagcAAACTGCAGGTAAGCCAGGACAACACACTGAGATGCTGTTTCAAaccaagaggaggaagaagtagtAGTAAACAGAAGGCTGAGGATGTAGGTCAGATGCCTAGCTTGTGTGAGAccctcagttcaatccccagcatcaaaGTGTTAGGGGGAGGCTAGAGGCTGAGACTGAGAGCTGGAAGTAGTCAcgtgcccccaacacacaccacacacacacattcatcatCACCCAAAAGGGCAGTTTCTCAACTTTATTAGCCCAAACTCCTCCCTGCCAGCCCCAGGGGCTGGTCCCTGGGCACAGTGAGCAGGATTGAGGTTAGACAGGTTTGGCCCCTGGCTCTGGCAGCTTAGGACAGCCAAGCCAAGGGAACAACAGGTGCAAAAGTCCAAATGTTGGCACTTCAGGTGTGGCCAGTACCCAGCCAGGCCACAAGGTGGATCGGCGCACCATGGTCCTCTTCTGGCAAAGGGTCCACTATGGCAATGTTCCTTCCCAGACAGCTGCTAGGAACAGTTGGTGATTTTAGCCAGGAACTGCTGTGCCCACCACTCATCCAGGTCAATAGGTACAAAGTCTGTGGGTAGAATACATGGCAGGCAGTGATGCTGCTTTCCAAGCTGGCCAGTACCTCTGCCCTCTACTGATCACAGCCCCTAACCTGGACTCCAAGCTCAGCACTCAATGGAAAATGGGGGAGTCTGGCCCAAGACCCACTTTCCCAACTACCTGGGGCCACCTGGGGCTACCTGGTGTAGAGGATTCTTTGGTTCAGGGCATGGGGGATGCTTACTTTGTAGCCGGGGGTCAGGAGTGTTCTCCACATACTGCACAGGCCGTGGGCCACTCTCATCGGCAGGGCCGCCATCCAGCTGCCGCTCTACCTGCTGCCAGGCTGTAGGGGAAAGGACAGTTAGAATAAACAGGACCCCTGGTATCCCTCCCACCCCAGAGCCTAGGAGCTACCTTGGACTCCAGCCCAGCTCAAGGAATGGACATGCCAGGCAGAGAGCCGAGGAAAAGTCTAGCCCCTGAGCTGCTAAGAGTCAGGCTATAATGGGGAAGGACAGGGCAGAGCCAGATCCACACTACTGGGATTCTGTGGCCTGAGCCACACCCCCTGGTCCCTTACTACCTTCGGACACAAATCGGACGTTCTCCTCGTGGGCCACTGTGTAGGTCTCTTGGGTCCCCTCGAGGGATGGGGAGGTGGTGAGGGGCCGCCGGCCATTCACTCGATTGAACACAAGCCTTGGCCCCGGACTGCGGGAGGGTAGGAGACAGATACAGTTGGCACCAGCCATGTCCAGGAGCTACTATGCAGGGTTCAAGAGCAGCCTCTGTACATACCCACTGTACCTGCACAGGCCCTGGCCCAAACTAGACCCTTCCTTAACCAGAGCAGCTGCTTCTGGACAAAGGCCTCTCTGCTTGCATATCCTGAGCTTACTGCGGCTCAGCTCTATAGCTCTGGACCCAGGGAAGGTGAGTGATTGCAAGTCAGAAGAGCGCAGCCCTGTATCCAGACCTTCAGCAGGGGTCTAAGAGAGGACTCTTCTGCACTCCCAATCCCCAGCAGGCAGGCTTCCAGCAGCCTGGGTCAGACCTCAACATGATCAGAACTTCATGCCACGCCCACCCATCAAGCACACCCCCCCCCTTCTTCTAGAGATGTCCCACAGATCCCAGACACCTCAATGACACCCCCACTGTTGGAAAACAGACCAAACAAGAATGGCTCGGCATTTATTCTTCCCTCTCCTTGGCTGGCCCCAGGCCCCAGGGGGATGAACACAAAATGCTGAGCTGTTCTTTTGAGTGGGAAGAGCATGACCTTAAGCCTGACCCACTCCTCAAGACAAGAGAAAAGGGGTAACTGAAATgagatgctcccccaccccataGTTCTGTGCTGTACTCTATATCCAGGGGTGAAGCCAAGCAGGCCCAGGGCTGGGCAGGAATGTGCCATCTCTGTTGACTGGCGGCAACTGACCAAGCCCTGTGCTCATGAAGCCTGGGGTGGGGCCACGGAGGGAATGGGGCCGCACCTACAGTAGGAGGTGGGAGCCGAGTCCTGGACTGCACCTGCCACTCCGCCAGGCACTCGCGGTCCCGGCAGGCCTGCTCGCCTTCCTGGGCTCAGGTGCCCCACGCCGCTCTGGGTTCCTCCTCAGGTGAGAGGGGCACTAAAATAAAGAGGAGGGTCTTGAGGGGCACAGGGTCCTGCCAGCCCCAGGGCTGGCGGGTCTGGTGGCTACAGAAAATCTTAGATGTGCCAGTGGGGACCAGAGGGGACCAGAGGAGGCAGGACTCCTCCCAAACCCACCAGGTACCTGTGTTTTTGGTGAACTAGAGGGTATAaaggcattctttttttttgtttttttttttttttttgttttttttttttttgtttttttttgttttgttttgtttttgttttgttttgtttttcgagacagggtttctctgtatagccctgactgtcctggaactcactctgtagaccaggttggcctcgaactcagaaatccgcctgcctctgcctcccaaatgctgggattaaaagcgtgtggcACCACCGCCCAGCGTATAAAGGCATTCTTAATGGAAAGTCCCCCCCCTTGCCTGCAGCCACCTCCACCCCAAAAGGGTTGAAGCTCAGTGAAAGCATCAGAATTGGACACTGagtctttttatgtttttgttttgttgaggcagGATCAAGACTCAGAAATCTTCCTAAGTACCAGGGCATagggaggtgtgtagcagtggatTAAGGTGGTGGCCCTGGAGCTGGAATGGGGCCCCAGAGGGCAAGGACTACACACCCAGAGCTAAGCCCTGCCCAGCCTCTGCTTAGAGGCCGTGGTTATATAAGACAAGGCTCTGTAGGGGAAAGGGCACTAATCCCAGAGTGCACCTGTACCCTCCTGCAGCACTAGGGCATAGTAGCCCACAGACCTCCTTTCATCCCAGAGTGCACCTGTACCCCCTCAAGGTGACGACATCAAGATTCAAAATCAATATTTCAAGATTTAGCAGTATTCTGACCCCAATGCTCCCAACTTTGACTCTGCCCTAACCAAGTCTTTTCTGCCCAGTGGTCTTAGTGGTGGGGAGATGATCACATGGTCTTGGTGGGGAGGTGATCACATGGTCTCATTTTAAGTCTCTTCCATCTGTCTCTTGCCAGGAGAAAAGAATATGTCAAAGGCACAGGCCTGGCCACCATAACTGGTAGCAACCATACCTAGCCATTTAGTGGGTTGAAAGCTTTGAGATTTGGCCCCACACCAGCAGGAGGGTGACCAGTGCCCTCCTGCTAGAGCTGGTCAGAAAGAGATGGTAGCTGAGGAAAGGCTCCAGGGAAGGTAAGACAGGCAAGATGGTGCACATGGGTGACTGTGAAGGGTGGCCTTGAAAAGTCACAGGACTAGATGTAGAATTCTTGTGGAGGCCCTATCAGAGATGGGAATTCACAGCCCAGGGACCAGGAAAGGGCAACTTCAGAGGAAGTAAGGAAGACATCTTATTCTATCTCCTCggttcccagaactcagaaggctaGGAAATCAATCTCTCAGGCATCAGGTGCTCTCTCTACCTGGCTGCTGATGGAGGACTCCAGGCCTTCACATCAGTTTAGGGTACTGAAGCCTGTTTAGAGTAAATACGCAGTGTGGTGTCCCTTGCAACTTAGCTTTCTGGGGAATGTTATTACCTTGTTCTCCTCCTGGACACCACCTCCAATATTGCCACAAACCTGTTCTTGTTGTCCCCCAACAATGAGGACTTAAAAAGGTGGTTTCCCAGGTAGAGATAGGCTGGTCACCAagacaactccagctccaagctCCCTGTCTGGGTGACCACTTTGTGGTTATACATCTGCACCACAGAGTCCTCCCAGAGACATAAGGGCAATACGGACAGAAATTGATGTCATCAGGATGCCCCCTAGGGCAAACACAGGCACAGGCGTCTCCCACCTATAGCTTCTGAAGCCCAGTCGCTGAGAGCTGAGAGGTGTGGACCCAGCCACACTCCCCAGCTGAGGCCAGTCTGTAACTCTTGGCCTCCCATGAGATTGTGCCTTCAACGTGGGCTCTCTGAGGGCCTAAGGCTCTTAACCTGTTCACATGCCACTTCTACTAGAGTCTACTAGAGTCTTGACCCCAGGAGCCTAcatgcctgcagagaccaggagTGAAATCGACCAATACAGGAAACAGTAAATTGGGCCAAAGAAGTAAAAGGTTCAGGCTTGACAGAGTGGGATCACTTCCAGGTCACACTGGCTGAAATCCAAAGTAGCTAGGGCTGAACTTCCCTAGGAACACTGCGGTTTAGGAAATTCAGAAAACTGTTGGGACCCACAGGCTCGGGCAACTTCTGGGGAGGAGGGCTCCAGTGTCCCAGGGTGTTAGTGAAGGGCAGGGACCTGATAAGACCAGCGGGAACACGTGCGCTTCTTCTGCTCTGCAAGGACAGGGCCTGAAGTCCTTGAGGGCCAGGGCCTTGGGCAACTTTCCCCAACTTTGACCTCGACCACTTCCCAAGGGGTCCAAGTTAGCGACCCAAGGTCACCAGGTCCCTCGGTTTTGGGTACTCGCAGTCCTTGACAGGCGGGATCGGTCGGAAGCCCGCAAGGCCCCACGTGGCCACCAGGGTCCACACAAGCCAGCTGGGTCCAGAAGTAGCCGGCGAGCAGAAGTGCGCGAGCTGCCTGCGCCCCGCCCCCTGCCCGCCAGGACGCGTGGTCCCCATCAACCTTCTCCAAGGTCACCCTCGTGCCCGGCCGCCCCGCTCACCTTGCAAGGGGCCAGGGTCCCTGAGGCTGTGCTGAGGACTGCTCGCGCGCGGGTAGCGCGATCGGCGGCACCGGCTGCCGGCATTTCAGGAGCTCGCCAAGCCTGCTCTCCACCTGCTGCTGTGTGGGACCTGCGGGCCGGGGCGGAGGGCGCTGTCAGCCGCCGCGGGCCAGCGGTCAGGACGTCCCGCCTGCCCGCCCGCCCTGCGCACCTGTGCGGCGCTGCGCGACCAGCTTGCTGGGCCCCTTAGTGATAGTGTACATGGTGCGCCGTCCCGCCCGCCCCTGGCAGCAGCCAGATCAGGCACTCTCCACCAGCTTCACTTTGCGGTCCCAGAGGCACGGCCCCTTTAAGGAGGGAGGACGGGCAAGGAGGGGCGGAGCGATCCACACACGCCCCCTGCCCTTAAAGGTGCAGCAGCCACTTGGTAGTCTTCCCAATCCTTTGGAAAATTGGCCGAGAAGCGAAATTTGAGCTAGGGGCGGGGTGTACTCACCAAGGGGTACACCATCTCTAGACTGGATCGTGTGTGCACGAgcctgcatctgtgtgtgtgtgtgtgtgtgtgtgtatgtgtgtgtgtgtgtgacgtgtGTATCTGAGATTTCTGAGATGGGGGGGCTCTTTGAGTGGGGGAGGGCCTTTTGTGTGCTGAGGTAGTTCTCTGAGCTAGGGACCTAGAACAATCTCTGAAATCAACAGTATTCCTTCTCATATTTGAGACCCCTCAGCCAAGTGCCTGGACAAGCCTGGATTGATGGGGACCATCGGTGTCAGGAGTCTGCTTTAGAATAAGCGCTCTAAGACAAAAGAGGTGTGTTTTAAGTAGATATGAAGTCCTGGGGGGCCGGAGGAAGACTAGGAGAATATTGAGCCCTCGGGATACCCGGGACTCTAAAGTACTAACCTCTCCTCAAAGTTATGTACTGGAGGTGCCCCCTCTTCCCAACTACTGGAGAAGCTGAAATATTAGGTCTGTGGGGAGAGCCATAGGGTTTCCTAGTACAACCTGGAAGGAGGaagctcttcccccccccccccccccccagttctccTTAATGACCCACATGAAATGCATGCTCAGCTGGGCATTGTAATGTGAAGTCTTGAACTGTATCTGTCGAGACTTGTGCTGCCCGACGCCACCTGGCCTTAAGGTTCCTATTGCCATATTTGAGGAGGGTCAGTCTGTTGGGACTAGGGACTGGGGAAGGCAAAAGTCTGCCAAGTCTTGGGTCACTTAAGCAAGATAAACAGTAAGGAAGGGGTGAGGGTGGGTAGCTGATCCCCCTCAATCCCAGGGCATCCAAAAACACCTGTGCCATTTGCTAGTGGAACTTCAGGGGCCTTCTATCCCAGGTGGTCAAGCCTTCATTCCTTTGGCCCGGGGCCTT
The nucleotide sequence above comes from Arvicanthis niloticus isolate mArvNil1 chromosome 6, mArvNil1.pat.X, whole genome shotgun sequence. Encoded proteins:
- the Mcrip2 gene encoding MAPK regulated corepressor interacting protein 2 isoform X3 translates to MYTITKGPSKLVAQRRTGPTQQQVESRLGELLKCRQPVPPIALPAREQSSAQPQGPWPLASPGPRLVFNRVNGRRPLTTSPSLEGTQETYTVAHEENVRFVSEAWQQVERQLDGGPADESGPRPVQYVENTPDPRLQNFVPIDLDEWWAQQFLAKITNCS
- the Mcrip2 gene encoding MAPK regulated corepressor interacting protein 2 isoform X2 → MPAAGAADRATRARAVLSTASGTLAPCKCPSHLRRNPERRGAPEPRKASRPAGTASAWRSGSPGPRLVFNRVNGRRPLTTSPSLEGTQETYTVAHEENVRFVSEAWQQVERQLDGGPADESGPRPVQYVENTPDPRLQNFVPIDLDEWWAQQFLAKITNCS
- the Mcrip2 gene encoding MAPK regulated corepressor interacting protein 2 isoform X1, with product MPAAGAADRATRARAVLSTASGTLAPCKCPSHLRRNPERRGAPEPRKASRPAGTASAWRSGRCSPGLGSHLLLPGPRLVFNRVNGRRPLTTSPSLEGTQETYTVAHEENVRFVSEAWQQVERQLDGGPADESGPRPVQYVENTPDPRLQNFVPIDLDEWWAQQFLAKITNCS